One window from the genome of Dolosigranulum savutiense encodes:
- the casB gene encoding type I-E CRISPR-associated protein Cse2/CasB: MKTQEKRFISSKEIYNITARIIATINKNGLDSSSAKRDLANLRNSISGSSQVMVSAWEILFQAIPEEFLSVDGEMTKEERAILTAIQLYALHQQGSNRNINFEENKNFGYSLSYIRGEDSNAIDRRFNSMITSSTMRELSHHVRYMVGLIKAAKQDIKVNYPKLATDFYWYEQGYKNELKLNWSRSYYRYKKNEDNEVKKDNKGE; the protein is encoded by the coding sequence ATGAAAACACAAGAAAAAAGGTTTATAAGTTCAAAGGAAATTTATAATATTACCGCAAGAATAATTGCTACTATCAATAAAAATGGTTTAGACTCGTCATCAGCCAAAAGAGACTTAGCTAACTTAAGAAATTCTATAAGTGGTTCTTCACAAGTAATGGTATCAGCCTGGGAAATACTTTTTCAAGCTATACCGGAAGAGTTTTTATCTGTAGATGGGGAGATGACCAAAGAAGAACGAGCCATCTTAACTGCTATACAACTTTATGCTCTCCATCAACAAGGAAGTAACCGCAATATAAATTTTGAAGAAAATAAAAACTTTGGTTATTCATTATCCTACATAAGGGGAGAAGATTCTAATGCAATAGATAGACGATTTAATTCAATGATCACTTCATCTACAATGAGAGAATTATCTCATCATGTAAGATACATGGTAGGACTGATAAAAGCTGCTAAACAGGATATAAAGGTTAACTATCCAAAACTTGCAACTGATTTTTATTGGTATGAACAAGGTTACAAAAATGAATTAAAATTAAATTGGTCAAGATCTTATTATAGATATAAAAAGAATGAAGATAATGAAGTCAAAAAAGATAATAAAGGAGAATAG